The window TCGCCGACCTCGCGCGTTCGGTCGTGCGCCGCGAGACGGTCATCCCCACCGTCAACGAGGACGCGTGACACTGCGCGGTTCTCCAGATCACGACGCTGGTCTTGCGTGAGCGGGAACCGACCACCTACGGTTGCGTCTCAGCTGCCCCAGCCCTTGGTCGCCGGAACACCACCCCATTCCGATGACGACCGAGAGGACATCGTGACATCGCAGCGTTGTTCCCTCGACGTTCCGGTATCGGGTACCCCGAGCCACCGGTCGGGTGCCGACCCGAACGAGTACCCGACCGGTCTCACCACCCCGATCAACACGCCAATGCCGGCGCGCCTGGCGGTCGCCGTCGCGTTCATCGAAACCCACGCTGCCGAAACCCTGTCCGCTGGGACGATCGCCTCCGCCGCCGACCTGAGCATCCGGGACTCGCAACTGCAGTTCCTCGCCCACTTCGGCGTCGCACCGATGCAGTACGTCCGGCAGCTCCGACTCGAAGGGGTCCGCGCTGAACTCAGTGCCGTCCCCGCGAGGAACGATGTGGGGGCCATCGCCCGGAGGTGGGGGTTCGCGCATCTCGGCCGGTTCACCGACACGTACATCCATCACTTCGGGGAAGCCCCGGATTCGCTCGAACTGAACCGATGAGTCGGGTGGCAGCTGAATCGACACCCACCAGGCGTCGAGAAGAGTCTCGTTCACCGGGTGACCGGACTGTTCGGGTCAAGACGGTGACGCGGGAGGAACGCAGTACCGCTGCGATCCGGCGAGTCGGAATCGAGTTCACCCCTCTTCCGACTCGCCCACTCCCATGCACCGAGTCAAGTCGGCCAACGCCTGACAAAAACAGCTGGGACTGCTGCAGGTTGAGACCATCGGCGACGTTGATCGAGTGTTCGAGGAGAAGATCTCCGGCGGCGCACGCACCACCGCTTGGCCCCGGCCGACTGCATCGGATACGTCCGGGTCGCATCGACGGACAGGCTCGCCCGTTCCCTCGGCGGCCTTCGGGACATCGTCGCCGACTTCACCGCGAAGGGCGCATCGGTTGAGTTCGGGAAGGAGCAGCAGACCTACAGCCGCGACACTGACGACGCGATCGGCCGGCTCATGCTCAACCTCCTCGGCGCGTTCGCCGAATTCGAACGCACCCTCATCTGTGATTCATCAGCACCGGCGTCCCGAAGCCCACAGTCGCTCGAGGACTTGGTGTCGACAGAACCACCCTGTACCGGATGCTGGCCACGCCCCTCTCCCCTACCGCTCCGAACGCAGCCGTCGGCGACGTCGCCGGCGTGTAGCGTTCAACGCCCCGGACTCACGCACACCGCGATCACAACACGACGCATCGCCGGCGGCATGGAGTTCCTCACGGTCCGCGGGCTGCACCGTAGTGCTGCTACAACGATCGGTGCTGCCGTGGTCGGCCGGTGGTGGCGGCGCGACTCGCCGTTCCCGATCAGTGCCTCAGCGGCAGCGGCGACGAGGGCAAGGCGGTGAGGGTTCCGGGTCCACGTCCGTCGCAAATGTCCACGCTACGCAGCCCCATTCGGAGCAGCTGTGGCGTCCCGTCCCCGACAGATCCCTGCCGGTTGGCCGGCTCTTGCACGACGACGGTCCGACCGCGGGGCACGAGCCTTTCGCTGTCTGGATGAGGTCCCTCATTCGAGGGGGTTGGGTTGCGGCTGCCGGTGTCACAGGTCCGTGACGCCACAGAACAGGGAGAGTCTCATGAGCGACACCACCGACCCCCGCCAGCCAGTTCCAGGCAGCGACGGCGATCGAGTAGACAATTCGGTGCCCGCCGATCGTGCCGTCCCAGTGCCGCGTCCAGATGACGACCACGCGCGCTCCACGGGGAAGGACCACACGCCGACGGACCGCGAAGTCGTCGTTGGCCGGGAGAAGGAAGAGTTCAGCGGCTTCAAGTGGGGATCGGCGTTTTTCGGTTGGCTCACCGCCACCGGTACCGCCGTGCTGCTGACCGCGATTCTCAGCGCCGTCGGCGCCGGTGTCGGGCTCGGCACGAACAACGGTGACGTCAACGACGCTGCGGAGAACGTGACGAAGAACGGTGACGTCGTCGGCATCGTCGGCGCGATCGCCCTTGCCGTGATCCTGTTCGTCGCGTACTACTGCGGCGGGTACGTTGCGGGCCGCATGGCACGCTTCGCCGGCGTCAAGCAGGGCCTCGGCGTGTGGATCTGGGCGGTCGTCATCGCGATCGTGGTCGCGATCGTTGCAGCGATTGCAGGATCGCAGTTCAACATCCTCGGTCAGCTCAACAGTTTCCCCAGGATCCCCATCGACGAGGGCACGTTGACCGTAACCGGCATCGTGACGGTCGCCATCGTTGCCGTCATCAGCCTCGTCGGCGCGATCCTCGGCGGCTTGGGCGGGATGCGATATCACCGGAAGGTCGACCGTGTCGGCCTCGGCCGGTGACACCAGCTTCACCATCAGCACAGCAGACATGCCCGAACTGAAGGAGACATCATGATCGACAACGACACCGTCAACGCCATCTTCGACACCAAGGTCGTCGACGAGTCCGGAAACAAGGTCGGCACCGTCAAGCAGGTGTACCTCGAGAACGCCACCGGCCAGCCCCTGTTCGCCTCCGTCTCGACGGGTCTGTTCGGAACGTCGGAGTCATTCGTGCCGCTGCAGGACGCAACGTTCACCGGCGACGAGCTCCGCGTCGGCTACGACAAGGACAAGATCAAGGACGCACCCCGCGTCGAAGCGGACGGCGAACTGTCTGAGCAGGAACAAGACCGCATCTTCGACTACTACGGCCTCGGCACCCGCGGCACGGACAGGACAGACACTGGTCACGGGACCACCGGAGCCGTCGACGGTCGCTACGGCACCGACGCCACGGACACCGCGGCCGACTACACCGGCACCGAGACCACGGAAGCTGCCGGGCAGGACACGTCGGGCCCGAACACCGACGACGCGATGACCCGGTCCGAGGAGCGCCTCAACGTCGGCACGCAGAACGTGCAGACCGGACGTGCGCGCCTTCGGAAGCACATCGTCACCGAGCAGCAGAACGTCACGGTTCCAGTGCAGCACGAGGAGCTTCGCGTCGAGTCGGAGCCGATCACAGACTCCAACGTCGGCGACACGCTCGACGGCCCGGCCCTGTCCGAGGAAGAGCACGAAGTAACCCTCAGCGCGGAGCGTGTCGTGGTCGACAAGGAGACCGTCCCGGTCGAGCGCGTCCGTGTCGGGAAGGAGACCGTCACCGAACAACAGCAGGTGTCCGAGGACGTCGCGCACGAGGAGATCGACCTCGACGAGGACGGCACCGACCGCGCACGAAGCTGACCTGACCAGTTGCACGAAGCCGGTCCGCTCCACTCCGGAGCGGGCGGCGTTCGTCTTGTGCCTGCCGATCTGACGTCTGAGGAACGCCGCTTCCTGGCTGGCACGGCCATCGGCGGCGGCCGCGTACGGTCAGCGACATCGCGCACGTCGTGCGCAATGGATCGGAGGAACACATGGGACTCGACGACAAGATCAAGAACGCCGGGCAGGACCTCGCCGGAAAGGCGAAGGAGACCGTCGGTGAGCACAAGGGTGACGACAGCCTCCAGGCCGACGGCCAGAAGGACCAGGCCTCAGCGTCGGCGAAGAAGGCTGGCGAAGACGTCAAGGACGCCTTCAAGTAAGCAGCGTCGAACAGGCTGATGGCTCGCGACAGGTGGCGGGCCATCAGCATGCGAAGGCGCGATCACCTCTCAGCGGACCGGTCGCGATGTCTCGGGCAGCCGTGTAGGGATCCACGCGTCCGCTGCCGCGACATGCGCCGACAAGCAAGATCAGGCAGAGCCGATCGGCGTCCGTTGCCGGTTGCGAGAACTCCGCGCCGATACCGTTGACGACACCGCGCTGCGCACGGACAGCAGCACGTGGCCGTCCTTGGTCGGCAGCCCGACCGAGATGTTCCGGATGCTGCCCATCACGCCACTCTGCCACCGGTGCGGGTTCGGTAGGTTCAGACCGTGCAACACATCCGCTCCATCGTCACCCTCGCGGTCGTCTTCCTCGGTCTGGGCTTCCTGCTCACAGCCGGTGGTTCGGTCTGGACGACCCTCACCCCGGACGGCACCGGCGTGAACTTCGCCGCGGGTTTCATGTACATGGGCGCATGGTCGTCGGTATCGCCGGGATCGCACTCGGGGTCGCCGCGCTCGTGGCCGTCGCCCGGGCGGCGAAGCGCTTCGGCCGCTAACCGGCGAGCGCCTCGGCAGCAGCACCCCACCCGGTGGGGTCGTCCCCCGGCGGGATGAACAGCATCGTGTTCCAGAGCACCAGGACGTCCCACCACGCGAGCTCGTCGGCAGTGAGCGCGCTCACCGAGCGGTAGCCGTCGAGCAACTGCCGGTGGACCGCTTCGGGGACCGGCCCCCAGTCGTGGAAGAGCGTCCCGAGCAGGACGGCCGACCGCGCCAGTTCGACGATGCGGTGGTCGCGGCGCAGGTCCTCGAAGTCGATGACGG of the Curtobacterium sp. TC1 genome contains:
- a CDS encoding recombinase family protein, which encodes MAPADCIGYVRVASTDRLARSLGGLRDIVADFTAKGASVEFGKEQQTYSRDTDDAIGRLMLNLLGAFAEFERTLICDSSAPASRSPQSLEDLVSTEPPCTGCWPRPSPLPLRTQPSATSPACSVQRPGLTHTAITTRRIAGGMEFLTVRGLHRSAATTIGAAVVGRWWRRDSPFPISASAAAATRARR
- a CDS encoding DUF2382 domain-containing protein, encoding MIDNDTVNAIFDTKVVDESGNKVGTVKQVYLENATGQPLFASVSTGLFGTSESFVPLQDATFTGDELRVGYDKDKIKDAPRVEADGELSEQEQDRIFDYYGLGTRGTDRTDTGHGTTGAVDGRYGTDATDTAADYTGTETTEAAGQDTSGPNTDDAMTRSEERLNVGTQNVQTGRARLRKHIVTEQQNVTVPVQHEELRVESEPITDSNVGDTLDGPALSEEEHEVTLSAERVVVDKETVPVERVRVGKETVTEQQQVSEDVAHEEIDLDEDGTDRARS
- a CDS encoding CsbD family protein, translating into MGLDDKIKNAGQDLAGKAKETVGEHKGDDSLQADGQKDQASASAKKAGEDVKDAFK
- a CDS encoding helix-turn-helix domain-containing protein, which produces MSGNRPPTVASQLPQPLVAGTPPHSDDDREDIVTSQRCSLDVPVSGTPSHRSGADPNEYPTGLTTPINTPMPARLAVAVAFIETHAAETLSAGTIASAADLSIRDSQLQFLAHFGVAPMQYVRQLRLEGVRAELSAVPARNDVGAIARRWGFAHLGRFTDTYIHHFGEAPDSLELNR